From a region of the Mycolicibacterium sp. MU0050 genome:
- a CDS encoding 3-hydroxyacyl-CoA dehydrogenase, which yields MSAAITNVTVLGTGVLGSQIAYQSAFKGCTVTAYDINDDVLATARKRFATLSETYAREVPDAKDGANEAALTRLTLTSDLAAAVGDADLVIEAIPEVADLKRQTFEKVGELAPAKTIIATNSSTLLPSELKDSTGRPDRFLALHFANRVWQLNTAEIMGTPDTDPAVYSRVVEFAKAIGMVPIELHKEKAGYVLNSLLVPFLHAAAELAAGGYADPADVDTTWRIGTGAPLGPFQIYDIIGLNTPYNIMVHGDAESQQLAAWLKTNYIDKGKLGMESGEGFYKYG from the coding sequence ATGTCAGCTGCCATCACCAATGTCACCGTTCTGGGCACCGGGGTGCTCGGCTCGCAGATTGCCTACCAGAGTGCGTTCAAGGGCTGCACCGTAACCGCCTACGACATCAACGACGACGTGCTCGCCACCGCCCGGAAACGCTTCGCCACGCTCTCCGAGACCTACGCGCGCGAGGTGCCGGACGCCAAGGACGGCGCCAACGAGGCCGCCCTGACCCGGTTGACGCTGACCTCCGATCTGGCCGCCGCGGTCGGCGACGCCGACCTGGTGATCGAGGCCATCCCGGAGGTCGCCGACCTGAAACGACAAACCTTCGAGAAGGTCGGTGAACTCGCGCCAGCGAAAACCATCATCGCGACGAACTCGTCCACCCTGCTGCCAAGCGAACTCAAGGATTCGACCGGCCGACCCGACCGATTCCTGGCCCTGCACTTCGCCAATCGCGTCTGGCAGCTCAACACCGCTGAGATCATGGGCACCCCCGACACCGACCCCGCGGTGTACTCCCGAGTCGTCGAGTTCGCCAAGGCCATCGGCATGGTCCCCATCGAATTACACAAGGAGAAGGCCGGTTACGTCCTCAACTCGCTGCTGGTGCCGTTCCTGCACGCCGCGGCGGAACTGGCCGCCGGCGGTTACGCCGACCCCGCCGACGTCGACACCACCTGGCGGATCGGCACCGGTGCGCCCCTGGGGCCGTTCCAGATCTACGACATCATCGGCCTGAACACGCCGTACAACATCATGGTGCACGGCGATGCCGAATCTCAGCAGCTGGCGGCCTGGCTCAAGACGAACTACATCGACAAGGGCAAGCTCGGCATGGAGTCCGGCGAGGGGTTCTACAAGTACGGCTGA